In Cystobacter fuscus DSM 2262, the genomic window GCGCAGCCGCAAGGCCGCCGTCGCGGAGTGGTGGGGTGGCGAGGCCGCCAGCCGTTCCACCGCCCAGTGGTAGTCCTCCATCCGTCCGCGCAGCGCACTGCAGCGGGCGAACTCGTAGAGCGACATCGTCAGGGAGGGGGACAGCTCGTGGGCGAGCCGCAATCGCACGAGCCCCTCATCCGCCTGGCCCGACTCGCACTGCATGTTGCCCAGGTACAGCATCGACGGCGCATGGTAGGGCGCGATGTCCAGGGCCTTGCGCACGCCGCGCACCGTCTGGCGCCAGTCATTCTCCTGGGCCGCGAGCATCGCCCGCGCCAGATGGGTCTCCACCATGTCGGGCGCCAGGTGCAGCGCCCGCTCGATGCTGTCACGCGCCGTCTGGCCCAGGTTGTCGCTGGAGTTCCTCGTCCCCATGAACCACGTGCGCGCGCTGGCGACGGCGTGCAGCGCCAGGGCGGGCGGGAAGTCCGGCGCCAGCTCCAGGCATGCGTTGATCATCGCCAGGGGGCCCTCGTTCAGGCTCCAGAACGAGCTGTAGAGCTGCTGGTTCGCCTGGCGGTAGAGCGCCAGCGCCTCGGGGGACAGGCTCGTGCTCCAGGTGGAGAGCACCCCCTCTACCCGGAGCTGCTCGGAGATGCGGGGCGCCAGCTTGTCCTGGAACTCGAACACATCCGTGGAGGGGAACTCGAACCGGTCGTTCCACAACTGCGTCCCCGAGCGCGCCTCGAGCAGCCGGATGGCGACACGCACCGCCTTGCCCGTGCTCTGCATCGTCCCATCCACCACCAGCTCCACCTTCAGCTCGCTGCCCACGGTGCGCGGGTCGCGCGTGTCGCGAAAGCGCGCCGTCACCCCGCTGCCGAGCACCCGGAAGCCCCGCGCGCGCGAGAGCTGATCGATGAGGGAGTCGGTCAGCGCTTCCGCGAGGAACTCGGACTCGCGAGGGCCCTGGTAGCGCAGGGGCAGGATGGCCACGCCTCGCATGACCGGGGTGTGAGCGGAGCGGGGCGTGGCGCGAGGCGTGGGCGGGCCGGACGTGGAGGGCCACTGCTGCACGGTGGGCTCGGGGCGGGTGTACCCCGGCTCGGCGAGCTGTCCCTCGCTGGCGAGCCAGTCGCGCAGCTGCCGCGCCGTCTCACTCGCGCTCTCGGGCCGATCCTCGGGGGCGCGCGCCAGGCAGCGGTTCACCAGCTCGGCGAGCGGCGCGGGGATGCCCGGGTGCTGGCGGAGATCGGGCGCGGGCTGGCGCAGGCGGGCCATGGCGACCGCCCAGGGCTCGTCCGAGCCGAAGGGCAGCTGGCCCGTGAGCATCTCGTAGAGCAGCAGTCCCACGGCGTAGAGGTCCGCGCGGGCATCCACCAGCTCTCCCGCCACCTGCTCCGGCGCCATGTACATGGGCGTGCCGATGGCGCCCTGGGTGCTCGAGGCGGCCTCCCGGGCCAGCGCGCGGGCGATGCCGAAGTCGGTGAGCACGACGCGTCCCTCGGACTCCAGCAGGACGTTGGCGGGCTTGAGGTCGCGGTGCACCACGCCGGCGGCATGGGCCGCGGCGAGTCCCTCGCAGACGGCGAGGGCGATGCGCGCGCCGTGGGGTGCACTCAGCGTGCGCTCGCGGGCGAGCCGCGAGCGGAGGTCCTCGCCCTGCACGTACTCCATGGTGAGGAAGGCCTGGCCCTCGTGGGTGCCCAGGTCGTGCATCCGCGCCACGTGGGGGTGGGTGATGCGGCGGGCGAGCCGGACCTCGCGGCGGAAGCGCTCCAGCGCCTCCGGGCCCGCGTGTTCGCCGAGTTGCAGCACCTTGAGCGCCACGAGGTCGCCCACCAGGCTGTCGCGTGCCTGGTACACCGTGCCCATGCCTCCCCGGCCCAGCGTCCGCAGGAGCGTGTAGCGTCCGGCGAACAACGTGCCCCCCCCTTCTTCCGGGGATGGGGGGCGGATGACGGTGCGGTCGCCTTCGTCAGGGAGGGGGCGGGGGGACGGAGGTGTCTCGGCCAAGGGGCGTGGAGCTTAACGTGTCCCCCCTCTGCTTCGCCATGGAGCCTCAGGGGTGCCTCAGGGCCCCGCCCAGATGAAGTCCAGCGTCGGCACGATGTTGTTGCCGCGCACCCGCTCACGCTCCGAGTATCCGTCCGGACCCGTCACCAGGCGGGTGGCGCCCTGGTCCGCGTTGGCCCACAACACACCCACGGTGAAACGGCTGTGTTTGAAGACGGCGACGTCGAGTCCCACGTGGGCGGTGACGATGAGCGGAGACAGCTCGGCGATGGGCCCCACGTCCGTTCCCGACACGGTGAGCCGGCCCTGGGGGCCGGTGGCGTAGATGTTGAGCTCACCGCGCAGGCGCAGCCGCTCGGAGAGGGCGTGGTCGTACGCTCCGCCCACGCGGTAGCAGGAGCCCGTGAGCGGCGCGGCGAGCAGGATGTCCATGGGGGCGAGGAAGGAGTGGAGCTGGGTGGCGCTGTTGGGTCCGAGCGGCGCGCGCCAGGCGCCATCCGCCTTGAGCGTCCACACGTCGTGCCGGCCCACGTCTCCGGACAGCAGCAGCCCCGCGCGCGGAATCAGCATCCAGCCGATGTCGTTCTCGCTCGTGGCCCATGCCGGGAAGAGGTAGCCCTTGGTGAGCCGCAGGCCGAAGGTGGGCAGCGACACCCCGGCCTCGACCGTGAGCCGCACCGACGAGCGCACCAGGGCGAAGCGGGCGTCCAGGTTGGGGGCCACGAGGAAGACGAGGGGATGGGTCTGGAGTTCGAGCCCGTCGAGGATCGCCAGGCGCAACGGGTTGAACACGCCCATGCTCCAGGAGCCCCGCGGGCCCACGTCCGCGGTGTTCCTCGCGGGACGGGGATCGGCGGCGGCGAGCGTGCCGGCCAGGAGTACGGAGAGAAACAGCGCCTTCATGGCAGCCTCCAGGTTCCGACGACGGGGGCATGATCCGACAGCCGCAGGGCGTCGCTCTGGATGCCAAACGAGCTGTTGGGCCCCTGGATGACGTCGGTGTCCGTCCACTGCTCGCCCTTGCGGATGAAGAGGTAGTCCAGCGTGCGGTTCCAGTACCCGGGCACGCCCTGGTCGTTCACGCTGTCCGGGCCGAGCACCGAGTGCGTGAAGTAGCGCCGCTGGTTGTCTTCGCCCACGCCGTAGCGGGAGAGGGGAATGGAGGGCTCGAAGTCGTCGTAGTACTGCTTCATGACGCTGGGCGTGTAGGGCGGCTGCTCGAAATCGGTGCCCCTGCTGCTCTCGCGCTCGTCGAGGAAGCCACTCAGCCGCAGCTTGCCCTCACAGGACTCGGGAGTGCCCGCGGCCGCGCGCTCGTCGCACACGGGCGGCAGCTCGTTGAAGTCTCCGCCGATGACCCACGGCAGCGTCTCCGCCTTCAGGACGTCGTGGATCTGCTGGATCTGCTTCTGCTTGGTGCCGTCCTGGTCATACGCCTCGGTGTGCACCACGTAGGCGGCGACCCTGCGCCCCTGGCCCACGTCCAGCTCCACCCGGCCGATGGCGCGCTTGATGTAGAAGGTCGACGTGAGCGGATCCTGATCCGTGCGGTCCTCCTGGCGGATGCGCTCGGCCTTGAGGATGGGGTAGCGCGAGAGGATGGCGTTGCCCAGGTCCATGCGGCCCACGCCCTCGGACGGCACGTAGCGGGCCTTCCAGGTGGACATGTAGCCCGCGTAGCGCAGGTTCGTGTTCTCCAGCAGGAAGCGCACCTGGTCGATGTAGGCGCTGCGCTTGGAGTCGACCTCGATCTCCTCCGTCATGAGGATGTCCGGGTCGTACTCGCGGATGAGCGCCGCGACCCGGGTGAGGCAGTCCGTCACCTCGGTGGAGGACATCTGGACGCGGTCGCCCCAGAAGTCGAACCAGAAGTCGATGCGGCAGGCACCGTACTTCACGTTCCACGACATCACCTTGAGTGACGTGGGGTTGTCCACCGGCGCGGGGTGGTCCGCGTGGGCCTTGAAGCGGGGGACTTCTTCCCGGGTGAAGGACAGGGGGTCGGCCACCCATTCGCAGCCGGCCAGCAGAGGCATCAGGAGGAGCAGCGGGCGGAGTCGTCTCATGCGCGGCGGATGCTACGACGGTACGGGGCGAGTGCCAGGGGGAATGCCGCTCCCCCTGGAAGAAGCGGGGGCTACTTCTTCTCGTTCTTCTCACGCAGCGCGGTGATGACCTCGCGCGCGGTGGCCACGGACGAGGCCGGGTTCTGGCCGGTGATGAGGTTGCCGTCACGCACCGTGAAGCTGCCCCACAGGGGGCCGGACTCGTGGCGGGCGCCCTGCTCGCGCAGCCGGGTCTCCAGGAGGAAGGGCATCACCGTGTCGAGCTTCCCCGCCTTCTCCTCCTCGTTGGTGAAGGCCGCCACGCGCTTGCCCGCCACGATGGGCTTGCCATCCGGGGCCTTCACGCCCACGAGCGCCGCCGGCCCGTGGCAGACGGCCGAGACCACCGCGCCCCGGGCATACGCCGTCGTGAGCAGCGAGTGCAGCGGCGTGTGCGTCGCCAGGTCCCACATCACGCCGTGGCCGCCCACCACGAAGTAGGCGTCATAGGTGTCCTTCACCTTCTCCAGCACGAGCGTGTTCGCCAGCTTCTTCTTCGCGCCGGCGTCCGCGAGGAAGGCGCGGGTGGCCTCGTTGGGCTCCTTCTCGCTCTTGGGATCCGCCACGGCCTTGCCGCCCAGGGGCGAGGCGATGTCCACCTGCGCGCCCGCCTGGGTGAACTCGGCGTAGGGCGCCGTCAGCTCCTCGAGCCAGAAGCCGGTGGGCTCCTTCGTGTTTCCCAGCTGCGTGTGGCTGGTGACGATCAACAGGATCTTCACGGCGGTCAGGGCCTTCATGGTGCGTGCTCCTTCATCGGGCCCACCGGGTTCGGGGGCCAACGGAACGAACAAGTACCGCCGCCCCGGGCTGAAGAAAATCGAGGGGCTCTTCGCATAATGTGAAGCCATGCTTGGCAATCACGAGGCGCTGTGGACGCTCTGGGAGGTGAGCCGCGCGGGGACCCATGCCGCGGCGGCCGCGCGCCTGGGCATCACCCCATCCGCCGTGGGACAGCAGCTCAAGGCGCTGGAGGCGCGCGTGGGCGTGGCGCTGTTCGAGCGGGTGGGGCGGCGTGCCCGGCTCACGGCCGCGGGGGCGGCGCTCGTCGCGCGGCTCGGGGAGCACCTGCCCGCGCTGGACGCGGCGCTCGAGGAAGCCTCCGAGGCCCACCGCGCCGTACGGGGCGAGGTGTCCCTGGGCGGGCCCTGGCCCTTCTTCCGGTTCTGGTTGCGTCCGCGCCTGCCAGGGCTGTTGGAGCGCCATCCGGAGCTGCGCTTGAACGTGCGCTTCGACGTGCCGAGCCTGCTCGTGCGCCGGCTGCTCGCGGGCGAACTGGACGTGGCCCTCGTGGGCGTGTTGCCCGAGGCGCCGGGGCTGGAGGTGCGGCGGGTGGGTCAGGAGGAGTTCGTGGCCGTGGCCTCGCCCGACCATGTGCGGCGGTGGGGCACGCCCCGCACGGCCCGGGAGTTCGCCGCCCAGCGCTTCATCGCGTTCGACGCGGACCTGGCGATGCTCGGCCCGTGGTGGCGGGCGGCCTTCGGTGCACGCGAGCCGCTGCCCACGCACGTGGTGTGCCGCATCGCCAACCTGGATGAGATGCTGGCGCTCGCCGAGGCGGGCAGCGGCATCGCGGTGCTGCCGGACTACCTGGTGGCGCCGGCGATCCGCGCGGGGCGCGTGGTGGTGCTCGCGCCGGAGTCTGGCCGGCGCTCGGGCCGGCGTCCCCGGGGGACGCTCTGGGTCGCGTGGCGCCGGGCCGCGGCGCCCACCGCGCGCTTCCTCGCCGTGCGCGACTGGCTCCTGGAGGGGACTCCAGGAGCTTGAGCCGCGTCAGCTCAGGGTGACCTCGAGCCGCGTCAGGGCGCGCATGATGGGGTGCGGCTGCAACTGCGGCTCCTGGCTCAGGCGCATGTGGGGGAAGCGCCGCACCAGGGTGCCCACGACGAGATCCAGCTCCTGCCGGGCCAGGGCGGCGCCGAGGCAGAAGTGCTGGCCCGCGCTGAAGGCGATGGTCTGGCTGACGTCGCGGCGGATGTCGAAGCGCTCCGGCTCGGGGAACACCTCGGGGTCGTGGAGCGCGGCGGGGATGAAGGGCATCACCATCTGGCCCTTGCGCAGCTTCGTTCCCGCGAACTCCATCTCCTCCCGGGCGAACTTGGGCAATCCGCCCTTGCCGAACAGGTCGTAGCGCAGGGTCTCCTCGATGGTGTTGCGGATGAGCGAGGGATCATCGCGCAGCAGGGAGAACTGGTCCGGATGCCGCAGGAGGCTGTAGAGCGCCCAGTTGGCCGCGTGCACCGTGGTGTCCGAGCCGGCGACGATGAGCGCGTGGACGAGGGAGATCATCTCGTCCTCGGTCAGCTTCTGGCCCTCGTCGCTCGCGGTGATGAGGGTGCTGAGCAGATCGTTCTCGAGCAGGTGCTCGCGGCGCTCGGCGATGACCTCGCGCAGCATGCGGATCCACCGGGGCATCGGGGCGATGAGTTCGAAGAGTTCCTCGGCCTTGTTGAAGAGGACGGAGCTACGGATGGAGGCCTGGCCGAAGGCACGGAACTCGCCGCGCAGGTTCTCGGGAATCTTGAGCATGTCGCTGACGACGCGCATGGGCAGCGGCTCGGTGATGGTCGTGAGATCGACCCGCTCGCCCTTCACGTGCTCGGCGATGATGTCGTCGACCGCCTTCTGGATTTCATCGCGCATGCGCTCGGCGGCGCGCGGCGTGAAGGCGGGGCTGACGAGCTTGCGCACCCGCAGGTGGTCGGCGTCGGCCAGGCCGAAGAGCCCGTTGTCCATGATGGACTTGTACTCGGCGTGCTCGGCGGGCCACTCCTCCTTCCGGGCGAACTCCCACATCCGGTAGTCGTTGCTGAAGCGGCGGTCGAGCACGAGGGCCCGCACGTCCTTGTGGCGGCTGAAGACGATGGCATCGCCGCGGGCCTTCCACCGGTAGGCGGGGGCCTTCTCCCGGAGCCACGCGTACGTGGGATAGGGATCGCGGACGAAGGCCGGGTCCTCCAGGTCGAGCACGAAGTCGGGCCCGTGGTCGGGCGTCGGTGTTTTCTGAAGCATGGGTCTCCCTTGCGTCTCAGCCGTCGTACGGCTCGAAATCATCCTTCGTCGCGCCGCAATCCGGGCAGTACCAGTCCGCCGGCAGATTCTCGAAGGCCGTGCCAGGAGGAATGCCGGTGTCCGGGTCGCCTACCGCGGGATCGTAGATGTGACCGCAGGGGATGCAGCGATACTTCTTCATGAGGACCTGCTCCTTGGGCGCGGCACCTGCCGGCGAGCCGCCGGGGGCCGAGAGGGGGGGCGGAGAGGGACTACTACACCCCGCGCAGTGAGTCGATCAGCGCCCGCATGCGCTCGTGGTGGGAGCCCGCCCAGAAGACGCGCTGGCAGCCGGGGCAGTGCTGGAAGCTCGAGAACGTCGCGAGCACCCGCTCGGGCACACGTCCGCGCACCTCCTCGGGGGACGCGCCGACGAGCGGCGTGTTGCAGGCGAGGCAGCGGGTGAAGGGGCGCATGCGCGGGACGAGGCCGTAGCGCCGCGCCACCTCGGGCAGTTGCCGCGAGGGGTCCGTCTCGCGGGGGAAGTAGCCGTGCACCACCTCGGAGCGCTTGAGCACGCCCAGGTCCCGCGTGAGGAGGATGCGCTGCTCGTCCCGCGAGCGCCGGGCCAGGACGTCATCCGCGAAGTCGTTGCGCCACACGGTGTCGAAGCCGAGCATGCGCAGCAGGGACGCGAGCCGGCCCAGGCCCACGTCGAGCAGGAAGCGGGGCTCGCTCAAGGCGGGCGGTCCCACGCGGAGGGAGGGCGTCTGGTCGGGAGGGCTGCCGGGGGGGTGGACGGCGATGCGCTGGCCGTGCTGGACCCGGTGGGAGAAGTTCACCGCCTCGCCCTCCACGAGCACCACGTCCACCTCGGGGTGGGGCGGCCCGAGCGACTCGATGAGATCCTTCACCGAGCACGGCGCGGGCAGGGGATGGGCGAACTCGACGCCCCGGCGCTCCGGGGCGAGGAAGTCGTTGAGGGGGCCGTGGAAGCGCAGCCAGAGAGGGCTCACGGCGCGGGGGGCGGTGGTTGCTTCTTCTGGCGTATCCGCTGGATGAGCCGGTCGATGAGCGGGGTGACGGCGAAGGTAAGGGCGAAGCGGGGAATCTTGATGGCCTGGCAGGCGAAGTAGGCGCCCATGAAGGTGCTCGCGGCGCCCGCGGCGCTCTCCACCTTGAAGCCCGCGTGGATGAGCAGCATGAAGCCCACGAGGAAGAGGCTGAAGAGGCCCCAGTGCACCACGATGGCCAGCATGCCATAGCGGGTGATGAACTCCTGGAGTCGCTCCATGAGCTTCGGCTTGGACTTCAAGGAGGCCGGGGGAGTGGGCGTCGCGTCTGGATTCGGAGTCACGGGAGGTTCAACAGTCGCCATTGCCCCCACCATGCCCCACTTCAGGGAAGCCAGCGAGCGAGCCCGACGTCGTCCGGCTCCAGGGGGGCGCGGATTGTCAGGATCCAGGCGGCCGGGGTAGAGGTAGGGGCCTCATGGTGAAACGCTTTCGTGTCCTCATCCTCGTGGGCCTCGCCACCCTCGCCGCCGACCAGGTGACCAAGTACCTGGCCGTGGCCCATCTGACGGAGGCGCTCGACGGGCGCACGGGCCTGGCTCGGTTGGAAGGCTTCGTGTCCGAGCAGAACCTGGACAACGATCCGCCCGTGGAGGGAGCGTTCCGCCGCTCGACCCGGCCCTACCGCTTCATCGAGGACTACTGGCACTTCCGCTACGTGGAGAACCCCGGGGCGGCCTGGGGGATGTTCGCCAACCTGCCCGACGGGGTGCGCCGGCCCTTCTTCCACGGGGTGAGCCTCATCGCGCTCGGCTTCATCCTCTACATGTACCTGAAGCTGACGCCGGATCAGGCCCGGTCGCGCTGGGCGCTGGCGCTCGTCACCGGCGGCGCGCTGGGCAACTTCGTGGATCGGCTCCTGCGCGGCTACGTCATCGACTTCATCGACTGGCACTGGCGCAACCAGCCGGGGATGCGCTGGCCCACCTTCAACGTGGCCGACGCGGCCATCTGCGTGGGGGTGGGGCTGCTGCTGCTCGACTCCTTCCAGACGCGCCAGCCCGTGGAATCCGTGACGCCGGGGGGCCAGGTGGTGTAAGCCGGCTGCCGTGCCCCGTAAATACCTTCTCCTGTTGTCGGTGGCGCTCGGCGTCATCGTTCTGGATCAGTGGACGAAGTACCTCGTCGTGCGCGAGCTCACCACGCGCTTCGATGACCGGCCCACGCTGGGCGAGCGGTTGTCGGCGATGTATGGAGATCCGCCCCCGCAGGGCTATGACGGACTGCACTACCGGTCCAAGCGGCACATCGAGATCCTCCCCTCGTTCTTCCGCCTGCGCTACGCGGAGAATCCAGGCGCCGCCTGGGGCTTGTTCCGCTCCCTGCCGCCCCACATCCGGGGACCGCTCTTCCACGTGGTGAGCCTGGGGGCCGTGGTGTTCATCACCTGGTACTTCAGCAAGCTCAGTGGGAAGGATCCGAAGGAGCGCTGGGCGCTGTGGGGCCTGCCGCTGGTGCTCGGCGGCGCGTTGGGCAACTACATCGACCGGATCGCCCGGGCCTTCGTCATCGATTTCCTCGAGGCCCATTGGTACGACAAGGCCGCGTGGCCCTCGTTCAACGTGGCTGACTCGGCCATCGTGGTGGGCGTGGGGCTGCTGCTGGTGGATGCCTTCGTGCGCAAGGAGACGCCCGAGGAGCGCAAGTCCGCGGAGCTCGGCTCCTGAGTCACCGGGCGGCCCTTTTCTTCCGGGCGCCCTGACCGGCTAGGCTGTCGGGCCGCGCGCTTCCCGAGGCTCCCCCATCATGCTTCCCGTCCTCCTCCACTTCACCTTCACCTCGCTCGCCTCGCAGCTCCTGCTGTTCGCGGTGGCGCTCGTCATGGTGGTGTCCATCGCCCGGAACGGCTGGCTCGGCGCCGAGGGTCCGTCGCCCACGTCCGGGCAGCGGCTCACGCGCGCGCTCGGCTATGGCGCCGTCGCGGGGGGGCTGGCCTTCGTCGGTCTGCGCTACGCCCTGCCCGCGGACGCCATCCCCGGAGGTCAGGGCCAGGGCATCCCCGTGCACTCCTACGGGTTGCTGCTGGCCGCCGGTTTCCTCACGGCGATGTCGGTGGCGTCGCGGCTGGCCCAGGACGAGTGGCGCTCGGTGTCGTGGGTGCCGGACGCGTCCGGGGGCGGCCAGTGGGTGGACACCGAGGGGCCGCGCAAGCGCGAGGCGGTGTTGGACCTGGGCTTCCACGTGCTCGTGGGCGGCCTGGTGGGCAGCCGCGTCCTCTTCGTGCTCGTCAATTGGAAGGACTACGCGCGCGACTGGACGCAGGTGTTCTCGCTGGGCGGCGGGCTCGTGTTCTACGGCGGCCTCATCGGCGCGGCCCTGGCGGCGTGGCTCTTCGCGCGCCGCCACGGCATGGACTTCCTGCGTCTGGCGGACGTGGCCATTCCCACGGTGTCGCTCGGCCAGTGCCTGGGCCGGCTCGGGTGCTTCTCCGCCGGGTGCTGCTGGGGCGATGTCGCCGCGTCCGGCGCGCGTTTCATGGCCCGCTTTCCGGGCGCCGGGCTCGCCCAGGACTTGTTCGGCCGGCTCTCGGGCTCCGCCAGCCTCGCCTTCCAGTCCCAGGCCCAGGATGGGCGCTTCGTCCTGCCGGACTCCGGGCTCATCCTCCACTACCCCGTCCCGGGCGCGGTGCGCATCTCCGAGTGGGTGGCCCAGCACGGCACCACCCTGCCGGTCCATCCCACGCAAATCTACGAGTCCGTCGGGCAGCTCGTGCTCTTCTGTGTGCTCCTGTACGCGCGGCGCTACCGGCGCTTCCATGGGCAGATCTTCGCCCTGTGGCTCATGTGCTACGCGGTGCTGCGCACCACCGTGGAGCTGTTCCGCGGGGACACCGAGCGCGGCACCCTGCACGGCCTGCTCGAGTCGCTTGGCGCGGCGCGTCTGGCTGACGCGGTGCCCCTGGAGGCCTGGTACAACATCTCCACCAGCCAGTTCATCTCGCTGTGCATGTTCACTTTTGGCGCTACTTTGTTGTACCGGCGGATCCGCCAGTCCGGTGAGCTGCCGGGCGTGGGACCGACTCCCAGCCCCGCGTGAGGCTGCGAGGTTGATCGGAAAGCGCGTCTTGGGGACACTCGTGGGTGCCCATGGCGTACGAGTCCGCGAAGTCATCCACGAAGAATCAGGCCACGAAGGTCGGTACCTCGGCCAAGTCCGCCGCCAAGTTGGCCGCCACCAGCGGCGACACGAAGTCCGGCATGCCCACGATGTCGGGCAGCGAGGTGACGTTCCAGGAGTGTGACGCCATCGAGGAGGAGATCGCGGCGCTCAAGGTGGCCTATGAGCACTACTTCCTGGGCACCGAGCGCGTCCCGCCGACGCGGCAGTACGAGGACCTGAAGAAGCGCGTGATGCGGCTCAAGGGCAGCTTCGTGCGCAACACCTCGGCGAAGTTCCGCGTGCAGTCCATCCACGGCAAGTTCGTCACCTACGAGCGGCTGTGGCAGCGCACGATCCAGGAGATCGAGAACGGCACCTACAAGCGGGACGTGGTCAAGGCCCGCCGCCGCATCGAGAAGAAGCCGGGCGACAGGCCGCGCACCCAGGGCTCGGTGGAACTGCCCGACGACGAGCTGGACTCGCTGGACGGGCCGTCGCTGCCCGTGCGCGGCGTGCCGTCGGTGGCCCCGTTGGTGCCGTCGGTGGCGCCCCTGGTGCCGTCGGTGGCGCCGGTGACGCCCGCGGTCAAGCCCCTGGTGCCCTCCGTGGCGCCCGTCATTCCGGCCATCGCGCCCCTGGTGCCGTCGGTCAAGCCGCTGGTGCCCTCCGTGGCGCCCGTGGCGGCCCGCCCCGCGGGGGCTCCCCGTGCCGCTCCACCCGCGGCGCGTCCCGCCGCCGCGTCCGGGAACAACGACCTGTCCGACGCCCGGCTCAAGTCCGTGTACGACGCCTACGTGGCCGCCAAGCGCAACAACAAGGAGGACACCTCCAAGATGAACTACGACTCCGTGGCCGCCTCGCTGCGCAAGCAGGTGCCGGAGTTGATGAAGCAGCACAAGGCGAACTCGGTGGAGTTCAAGGTCGTCATCAAGGATGGCAAGGCCGTGCTCAAGGCCGTGCCCAAGTAGGCGCCCGCGCGGATGAACCAGGATCTCGAGTCGCTCAAGGCGCGGGTGAGCCAGTTGTCGGTGATGATCTTCGACATCGACGGCACGCTCACGGACGGACGCATCTTCTGGGTGCCCAACTCGGGCTGGACGCAGATGTACAGCGTGCGCGACGGCATGGGCATCAAGCGGCTGCAGGAGGTGGGCATGGAGGTGGCGGCCATCTCCGGCGGCGACAGCCTCTCGGCGCAGATGCGGATGCAGTCGCTGGGCATCAAGCACGTGCACTTCGGCAGTCAGGACAAGGTGGCGCACTTCGAGACGCTGCTGGAGCTGCTCGAGGTGACGCCGGAGCGGTGCGGCTACATGGGGGATGAGCTGGTGGACCTGCCGCTGCTCCAGGCGGTGGGCTTCTCGGCGGCGCCCCCCGAGGCCCCGGACGAGGTGCGCTCCCGGGTGCACTATGTCGCGCAGCGGGCGGCGGGCTTCGGCGCGGCGCGTGAGGTGTGTGAGTTCATCCTCCGACACCGCCGCGTGCCCTGATTCTGTCGGGTGTTGAGCCTTCTCCCCTCCCAAAACGTCAACCCCCCGCACGAAGTGGTTCCCCCCAGGCGGGGGCATCCCTAGGTTGCGCGCCGCGCGAGGGGCCTCCCGGCCTTCGCGGACGCGAACGGGCAGTTGGACCGGACAACCTGAGGTGGGAGATGGCTGGAGGGACACGACGCTGGAGGCTCGCGGGGGCGATGGTGGTGCTCTGGCTGGCGAGCGGATGCGTGGTCGACTTCCCCCCGGACGAGGCCCAGGCGCGGCTCGCGTTGCTCGAGGAGGATGATCGGCGCATGGACGCGGCGTTCGATGCCGTGGAGGTCCGGTTGCTGGGCAATCAGGCCCGGATGCACCTGTGGCAGGAGCTGGAGCAGCGGCACGGCCAGGTGTCCGCCATCCAGTGCCAGGTGTCCGAGGAGCATCTGAGGGGCATGGCGAACCTGCTGAAGCGGCAGGAGGAGAAGGCGCGCGCTCAACGCATGGCGTCAGCCGGCACGGTCCTCTCCTCGGCCTTCCAGGGAGCGATGAGCCGCTAGGCCCCTGGCGGGTGTCGCGCGCGTGACGGAGCGGCTGAATCCGGCTAGAACTCCGGCCTCGTGAGAACCCGGATCACAGCGCTCCTCCTCGCCACCG contains:
- a CDS encoding serine/threonine-protein kinase, with amino-acid sequence MFAGRYTLLRTLGRGGMGTVYQARDSLVGDLVALKVLQLGEHAGPEALERFRREVRLARRITHPHVARMHDLGTHEGQAFLTMEYVQGEDLRSRLARERTLSAPHGARIALAVCEGLAAAHAAGVVHRDLKPANVLLESEGRVVLTDFGIARALAREAASSTQGAIGTPMYMAPEQVAGELVDARADLYAVGLLLYEMLTGQLPFGSDEPWAVAMARLRQPAPDLRQHPGIPAPLAELVNRCLARAPEDRPESASETARQLRDWLASEGQLAEPGYTRPEPTVQQWPSTSGPPTPRATPRSAHTPVMRGVAILPLRYQGPRESEFLAEALTDSLIDQLSRARGFRVLGSGVTARFRDTRDPRTVGSELKVELVVDGTMQSTGKAVRVAIRLLEARSGTQLWNDRFEFPSTDVFEFQDKLAPRISEQLRVEGVLSTWSTSLSPEALALYRQANQQLYSSFWSLNEGPLAMINACLELAPDFPPALALHAVASARTWFMGTRNSSDNLGQTARDSIERALHLAPDMVETHLARAMLAAQENDWRQTVRGVRKALDIAPYHAPSMLYLGNMQCESGQADEGLVRLRLAHELSPSLTMSLYEFARCSALRGRMEDYHWAVERLAASPPHHSATAALRLRVAAWNRDLEELRRHRDSVTGGGHPISHLVSLYTAAMLGELPVSEVAAQVDERLLQNNSPRFVALLCQLTTEVLCLCGEPDKALGYFQRAADTVLIDLEWIEHCPALEPLRAVPGFMEGRRKVRARVEAIWAG
- a CDS encoding endonuclease/exonuclease/phosphatase family protein, encoding MRRLRPLLLLMPLLAGCEWVADPLSFTREEVPRFKAHADHPAPVDNPTSLKVMSWNVKYGACRIDFWFDFWGDRVQMSSTEVTDCLTRVAALIREYDPDILMTEEIEVDSKRSAYIDQVRFLLENTNLRYAGYMSTWKARYVPSEGVGRMDLGNAILSRYPILKAERIRQEDRTDQDPLTSTFYIKRAIGRVELDVGQGRRVAAYVVHTEAYDQDGTKQKQIQQIHDVLKAETLPWVIGGDFNELPPVCDERAAAGTPESCEGKLRLSGFLDERESSRGTDFEQPPYTPSVMKQYYDDFEPSIPLSRYGVGEDNQRRYFTHSVLGPDSVNDQGVPGYWNRTLDYLFIRKGEQWTDTDVIQGPNSSFGIQSDALRLSDHAPVVGTWRLP
- a CDS encoding type 1 glutamine amidotransferase domain-containing protein, with the protein product MKALTAVKILLIVTSHTQLGNTKEPTGFWLEELTAPYAEFTQAGAQVDIASPLGGKAVADPKSEKEPNEATRAFLADAGAKKKLANTLVLEKVKDTYDAYFVVGGHGVMWDLATHTPLHSLLTTAYARGAVVSAVCHGPAALVGVKAPDGKPIVAGKRVAAFTNEEEKAGKLDTVMPFLLETRLREQGARHESGPLWGSFTVRDGNLITGQNPASSVATAREVITALREKNEKK
- a CDS encoding LysR family transcriptional regulator — its product is MLGNHEALWTLWEVSRAGTHAAAAARLGITPSAVGQQLKALEARVGVALFERVGRRARLTAAGAALVARLGEHLPALDAALEEASEAHRAVRGEVSLGGPWPFFRFWLRPRLPGLLERHPELRLNVRFDVPSLLVRRLLAGELDVALVGVLPEAPGLEVRRVGQEEFVAVASPDHVRRWGTPRTAREFAAQRFIAFDADLAMLGPWWRAAFGAREPLPTHVVCRIANLDEMLALAEAGSGIAVLPDYLVAPAIRAGRVVVLAPESGRRSGRRPRGTLWVAWRRAAAPTARFLAVRDWLLEGTPGA
- a CDS encoding cytochrome P450, encoding MLQKTPTPDHGPDFVLDLEDPAFVRDPYPTYAWLREKAPAYRWKARGDAIVFSRHKDVRALVLDRRFSNDYRMWEFARKEEWPAEHAEYKSIMDNGLFGLADADHLRVRKLVSPAFTPRAAERMRDEIQKAVDDIIAEHVKGERVDLTTITEPLPMRVVSDMLKIPENLRGEFRAFGQASIRSSVLFNKAEELFELIAPMPRWIRMLREVIAERREHLLENDLLSTLITASDEGQKLTEDEMISLVHALIVAGSDTTVHAANWALYSLLRHPDQFSLLRDDPSLIRNTIEETLRYDLFGKGGLPKFAREEMEFAGTKLRKGQMVMPFIPAALHDPEVFPEPERFDIRRDVSQTIAFSAGQHFCLGAALARQELDLVVGTLVRRFPHMRLSQEPQLQPHPIMRALTRLEVTLS
- the rd gene encoding rubredoxin produces the protein MKKYRCIPCGHIYDPAVGDPDTGIPPGTAFENLPADWYCPDCGATKDDFEPYDG